From a region of the Oryza sativa Japonica Group chromosome 6, ASM3414082v1 genome:
- the LOC4340891 gene encoding pre-mRNA-processing protein 40A — protein sequence MGRGRGRGRKLTNGRSHEDKGSSGEEVVPARKRRGRPQKRIVDKVVDQAEAKNLTEGDDGDADYQQGEGEDGGAKPKVSRTEKSSAGKGNKRNRLPKEEESSNLDLEENSSSTRSSNDESTRSNGFRQNGSRRKSTPRRAAEAGI from the coding sequence ATGGGTAGGGGAAGAGGCAGAGGGAGGAAGCTCACCAATGGCAGGAGCCATGAGGACAAGGGCAGCAGCGGCGAGGAGGTTGTGCctgcgaggaagaggaggggaaggcCGCAGAAGCGCATTGTCGACAAGGTGGTGGATCAAGCAGAGGCCAAGAATCTAACCGAGGGCGACGACGGTGATGCTGACTACCAACaaggcgaaggagaagacggcgGTGCGAAGCCGAAGGTGTCAAGAACGGAGAAGAGCTCTGCAGGGAAGGGCAACAAGAGGAACAGGCTGCCCAAGGAGGAAGAAAGCTCAAACCTTGACCTTGAGGAGAACAGCTCAAGCACCCGGTCCAGCAACGATGAATCCACCAGGTCCAATGGCTTCCGGCAGAATGGCAGCCGGCGTAAGAGCACGCCGCGGCGAGCCGCGGAGGCGGGGATATAG
- the LOC4340892 gene encoding chlorophyll a-b binding protein 1B-21, chloroplastic → MATSGLRSCSAVGVPSLLAPSSNRSRLPVCAYATTSGRVTMSAEWMPGQPRPAHLDGSSPGDFGFDPLGLATVPENFERFKESEVYHCRWAMLAVPGVLVPEALGLGNWVQAQEWAAEPGGQATYLGNPVPWGTLPTILVIEFVAIAFAEHQRTMEKDPEKKKYPGGAFDPLGFSKDPVKFEEYKLKEIKNGRLAMLAFVGFCVQQSAYPGTGPLENLASHLSDPWHNNIGDIIIPRTIYP, encoded by the exons atggcgacgAGCGGGCTGAGGAGCTGCAGCGCGGTGGGCGTGCCGAGCCTGCTGGCGCCGTCGTCGAACAGGAGCCGCCTGCCGGTCTGCGCCTACGCCACCACCTCCGGGCGCGTCACCATGTCCGCCGAGTGGATGCCGGGCCAGCCACGCCCCGCCCACCTCGACGGCTCCTCTCCCGG TGACTTCGGGTTCGACCCGCTGGGCCTCGCCACCGTGCCGGAGAACTTCGAGCGGTTCAAGGAGTCGGAGGTGTACCACTGCCGGTGGGCCATGCTCGCTGTG CCTGGGGTGTTGGTGCCGGAGGCGCTGGGGCTGGGCAACTGGGTGCAGGCGCAGGAGTGGGCGGCGGAGCCCGGCGGCCAGGCCACGTACCTCGGCAACCCGGTGCCATGGGGCACGCTGCCGACGATCCTGGTCATCGAGTTCGTCGCCATCGCCTTCGCCGAGCACCAGCGCACCATGGAGAAGGACCCCGAGAAGAAGAAGTACCCCGGCGGCGCCTTCGACCCCCTCGGCTTCTCCAAGGACCCCGTCAAGTTCGAGGAGTACAAGCTCAAGGAGATCAAGAACG GGCGATTGGCCATGCTGGCTTTTGTGGGTTTCTGCGTCCAACAGTCGGCGTACCCGGGCACCGGCCCACTGGAGAACCTGGCCAGCCACCTCTCGGACCCGTGGCACAACAACATCGGCGACATCATCATCCCGAGAACCATCTACCCTTGA
- the LOC4340893 gene encoding uncharacterized protein, with translation MPPHLSSSLFSSSPLPTALLSSLTRRARALLPLPLPLPAASTRRRLPLRRGPLLTRGIMASAAAEAPAPSPSPTAAANSRPRRVLEELSWDDSFVRELPGDPRSDAIPREVLHACYTKVSPSAPVDNPKLVAWSQSVADILDLDHKEFERPDFPQLFSGANPLVGSSPYAQCYGGHQFGSWAGQLGDGRAITLGEVINSRGERWELQLKGCGKTPYSRFADGLAVLRSSIREFLCSEAMHGLGIPTTRALCLVETGKSVVRDMFYDGNSKEEPGAIVCRVAPSFLRFGSYQIHATRDKEDLEIVRHLADYTIRHHYPHLENIKKSEGLSFEAAIGDSPAIDLTSNKYAAWAVEVAERTAFLIARWQGVGFTHGVLNTDNMSVLGLTIDYGPFGFLDAFDPSYTPNTTDLPGKRYCFANQPDVGLWNIAQFTSPLTAAELISKDEANYVMERYGTKFMDEYQSIMTRKLGLPKYNKQLIGKLLNNLAVDKVDYTNFFRLLSNVKADHNIPEKELLVPLKAALLDIGPERKEAWISWVQTYIEELVSSGVPDEERKAAMNSVNPKYVLRNYLCQTAIDAAEQGDYDEVRRLLKVMEHPYDEQPGMEKYARLPPAWAYRPGVCMLSCSS, from the exons ATGCCCccacacctctcctcctccctcttctcctcctcccctctccccaccgccctcctctcctccctcacccgccgcgcccgcgccctcctccccctccccctccccctccccgccgcctccacccgccgccgcctccctctccgccgcggCCCGCTGCTGACGCGTGGCATcatggcctccgccgccgcagaggCACCGGCCCCGTCGccctcgcccaccgccgccgcgaacaGCCGACCGCGGCGGGTGCTGGAGGAGCTCTCCTGGGACGACTCCTTCGTCCGCGAGCTCCCCGGCGACCCCCGATCCGACGCCATCCCCCGCGAG GTGCTTCACGCTTGTTACACAAAGGTGTCACCCTCAGCGCCCGTGGACAACCCTAAGCTGGTGGCGTGGTCCCAGTCCGTGGCTGACATCCTCGATCTGGATCACAAAGA GTTTGAAAGACCTGATTTTCCTCAGCTGTTCTCAGGAGCAAATCCTTTGGTTGGGAG TTCACCTTATGCCCAGTGCTATGGTGGACACCAGTTTGGTTCATGGGCTGGTCAGTTGGGCGACGGACGAGCAATAACTCTTGGAGAGGTTATCAACTCTCGAGGTGAGAGATGGGAGTTGCAGCTCAAGGGCTGTGGAAAGACTCCATACAGCCGATTTGCAGATGGCCTTGCTGTCCTCCGCAGCAGCATTCGTGAATTCCTATGCAGTGAAGCTATGCATGGCCTAGGCATCCCTACAACTCGTGCTCTTTGTCTAGTTGAAACTGGCAAATCTGTTGTTCGAGATATGTTCTATGA TGGCAATTCAAAGGAGGAACCAGGTGCCATTGTATGCCGTGTAGCACCATCCTTTTTGCGTTTTGGTTCATATCAGATACATGCTACAAGGGACAAAGAGGACCTTGAAATTGTTCGTCATTTGGCAGACTACACAATACGTCATCACTACCCACATCTCGAAAATATTAAAAAGAGTGAAGGTTTATCTTTTGAAGCAGCTATAGGGGACTCTCCAGCGATAGATCTTACTTCGAACAAATATGCAG CCTGGGCAGTTGAGGTTGCAGAGCGCACTGCTTTCTTGATAGCAAGGTGGCAAGGTGTTGGTTTTACCCATGGTGTGCTCAACACGGATAATATGAGTGTATTAGGACTAACTATTGACTATGGACCCTTTGGCTTTTTGGATGCTTTTGATCCTAGCTATACTCCAAATACAACAGACCTCCCTGGGAAGAGATACTGTTTTGCAAATCAACCTGATGTTGGCTTGTGGAATATTGCTCAGTTTACCTCACCATTGACAGCTGCCGAACTTATCAGCAAAGATGAGGCAAATTATGTGATGGAGAG GTACGGGACAAAGTTTATGGATGAGTATCAATCCATAATGACCAGGAAACTTGGTCTACCCAAGTATAATAAGCAGCTAATAGGCAAGCTGCTTAACAACCTGGCTGTTGATAAGGTCGATTATACAAATTTTTTCCGTCTTCTTTCAAATGTCAAAGCAGACCATAACATTCCAGAGAAGGAGCTACTTGTTCCACTTAAAGCTGCACTCCTAGATATTGGACCAGAAAGAAAGGAAGCATGGATTAGTTGGGTACAAACTTACATTGAAGAG TTGGTTTCAAGTGGCGTTCCTGACGAAGAAAGGAAAGCTGCCATGAACTCTGTTAATCCAAAGTATGTTCTTCGGAACTATCTCTGCCAGACTGCAATTGACGCAGCTGAGCAAGGTGATTATGATGAAGTTCGTCGGTTATTGAAAGTTATGGAACATCCATATGATGAGCAGCCAGGAATGGAGAAATATGCCCGGTTGCCACCAGCCTGGGCATACAGGCCAGGAGTGTGCATGCTGTCCTGCTCATCATGA